A section of the Paenibacillus odorifer genome encodes:
- a CDS encoding glycosyltransferase family 39 protein — protein MSFARKISSDLILWLILILAAFLYGYGVWNDHYVNTYYTTAVGSMLQNFHNFFFASLDSAGSVTVDKPPVTFWIQTLSALIFGLHGWSVILPQALGGVGSVLLVYLLVKPTFGKAAARLAALAMATTPVAAAVSRTNNIDALLVFTLLLAVWFLFKGTKSNKLGSLLAAFALIGVGFNEKMLQAYMVLPAFYLFYVLAAKVNWKRKTGVLAASTAILLVVSLSWAVIVDSIPASKRPYIGSSGTNSVLNLAFGYNGVARLTGDRGTGGGGGMPSMNGGEMPNMNGEMPAMNGERPAMNGADAENGTDSGRGAFSGRQGINSTSDGQNGADDGGSPGQPPGGGTDNQNRQFGGEGGGQGQRSGMNGGGGGMFNTGTAGPLRLFQSELSGQASWMLPFVLFGCIGLFANLRRRNFTQGHKEALFWLAWLVPVMGFFSIAGFFHQYYLVMMAPPIAALVGAGWSKLWSLYREHSGWLSWLLPVATLVTAVFQWYIIHPYDDTIGRGWSIGILAAGIVVSLVLVVLKGKQKPFVFSASIVAVLVLLIGPLYWAATPITYGLNSQTPEAGPGSSEGRGGMGGNSSNFGRNSATSANESLLSYLEENNTGEPYLFAVLDYGTAAPYIIDKGASVVILNGFSNSDTVYTTDTLKALVESGKVKYFLLSSGGMGGGRGGNSTLSTWITDNGTEVPAADWAGNDAGNSGTLYKVTVN, from the coding sequence ATGAGTTTTGCTAGAAAAATAAGCTCGGATCTTATACTGTGGCTCATTTTAATACTCGCTGCTTTTTTGTACGGTTATGGAGTTTGGAATGACCACTATGTGAATACATACTACACCACTGCCGTGGGAAGTATGCTGCAAAACTTTCATAATTTCTTCTTCGCTTCACTCGACTCTGCGGGTTCAGTCACGGTGGATAAACCACCGGTCACCTTTTGGATTCAGACTCTTAGCGCGCTCATCTTCGGGCTTCATGGCTGGAGTGTAATTTTGCCTCAGGCGCTTGGGGGCGTGGGCTCCGTGTTGCTCGTATACCTTCTGGTTAAACCTACCTTTGGTAAAGCGGCAGCACGTTTAGCAGCGCTGGCCATGGCAACAACTCCAGTAGCGGCGGCTGTTAGCCGGACGAATAACATTGATGCTTTGTTAGTATTCACGTTACTGTTGGCGGTTTGGTTTTTATTTAAAGGAACGAAGAGTAATAAGCTGGGCAGTCTCCTTGCCGCATTCGCTTTAATCGGTGTTGGGTTTAATGAGAAGATGCTGCAGGCTTATATGGTTTTGCCGGCTTTTTATCTCTTTTATGTCTTGGCTGCGAAAGTGAACTGGAAGCGAAAAACTGGAGTATTAGCGGCCTCGACAGCTATATTACTCGTGGTCTCGTTATCCTGGGCAGTGATAGTGGATTCGATTCCCGCTAGTAAACGACCTTATATCGGCAGCAGCGGTACTAACTCCGTGCTCAATCTTGCCTTTGGTTATAATGGTGTCGCGCGATTGACGGGTGATCGGGGGACAGGTGGCGGAGGTGGAATGCCTTCAATGAATGGTGGTGAGATGCCGAACATGAATGGCGAGATGCCAGCTATGAACGGTGAAAGACCCGCTATGAACGGGGCAGATGCTGAAAATGGTACGGATAGCGGACGTGGAGCATTTTCGGGTCGGCAAGGCATAAATTCAACCTCAGACGGTCAAAATGGCGCCGATGATGGAGGTTCACCAGGGCAACCACCCGGCGGTGGAACAGATAATCAAAACCGGCAATTTGGTGGTGAAGGTGGGGGCCAAGGACAACGCAGCGGCATGAATGGCGGCGGAGGTGGAATGTTCAATACTGGAACCGCAGGTCCACTGCGCCTGTTCCAATCAGAGCTGTCAGGTCAGGCAAGCTGGATGCTGCCTTTTGTATTGTTTGGTTGTATTGGATTATTCGCTAATCTGCGGAGAAGGAACTTTACGCAAGGGCATAAAGAAGCTCTATTCTGGTTAGCATGGCTGGTGCCGGTGATGGGATTCTTCAGTATTGCGGGATTCTTCCATCAATATTATCTGGTGATGATGGCTCCGCCGATAGCCGCGCTGGTCGGTGCAGGCTGGTCAAAGCTCTGGAGTCTGTATCGCGAGCACTCTGGTTGGCTGTCATGGCTATTGCCAGTTGCGACGCTGGTTACAGCAGTTTTTCAATGGTACATTATTCATCCTTATGACGATACGATTGGCAGGGGCTGGTCGATTGGCATTCTGGCTGCCGGTATAGTTGTTTCTTTGGTGCTGGTCGTTCTTAAAGGCAAGCAGAAGCCATTTGTTTTCTCGGCAAGTATTGTCGCTGTACTAGTATTGTTAATTGGCCCGCTCTACTGGGCAGCTACCCCAATTACTTATGGCCTGAATAGCCAAACCCCTGAAGCAGGACCAGGGAGCAGTGAGGGCAGAGGAGGAATGGGCGGCAATTCTAGCAACTTTGGGCGTAATAGCGCCACAAGTGCGAATGAGAGTCTGCTGTCCTATCTGGAGGAAAATAATACTGGGGAGCCTTATCTGTTTGCCGTATTGGATTATGGCACAGCAGCTCCTTATATCATCGATAAGGGGGCATCGGTTGTTATTCTGAACGGATTTTCCAACTCAGACACAGTGTATACCACAGATACCCTAAAGGCGTTAGTAGAGAGTGGCAAGGTGAAATACTTCCTGCTGAGCAGCGGCGGTATGGGTGGTGGACGTGGAGGGAATTCTACGCTATCTACTTGGATTACCGACAATGGCACAGAGGTTCCAGCAGCGGATTGGGCAGGAAACGACGCTGGCAACAGCGGAACGTTATACAAAGTTACAGTTAACTAG
- a CDS encoding DUF1697 domain-containing protein, with protein MTTYIALLRGINVGGNKIIKMLDLKAMFQALGFANVRTYIQSGNVVFESDEGSVSLLSGVIERQIHEVFGFEVSVIIRTLAEMENVIANDPFQLSEPEEFKRWYVTFLPAEPSAEALDKLRTYENGPDKVRFVGREMYILYEVSVSQSPLFKVPFDKILGMPITARNWNTVNKLVAIGKME; from the coding sequence ATGACTACCTATATAGCGCTGCTGCGTGGAATTAACGTCGGCGGGAACAAAATTATTAAAATGCTGGACCTGAAGGCGATGTTTCAAGCTCTTGGATTTGCAAATGTACGAACGTATATTCAGAGCGGAAATGTCGTATTTGAGAGTGATGAAGGTTCGGTGAGCCTGCTTAGCGGAGTCATTGAACGTCAGATTCATGAGGTTTTTGGATTCGAGGTCTCTGTTATTATCCGTACTTTAGCGGAGATGGAGAACGTGATCGCTAACGATCCCTTTCAGCTCTCCGAGCCAGAGGAATTCAAAAGATGGTATGTTACTTTTTTACCAGCCGAGCCTTCAGCGGAAGCATTGGATAAACTGCGCACTTATGAGAATGGACCGGATAAGGTGCGTTTTGTCGGCAGAGAGATGTATATATTATATGAGGTCAGTGTGAGCCAATCGCCGCTTTTTAAAGTCCCTTTTGACAAAATACTCGGGATGCCCATTACCGCACGCAACTGGAACACGGTGAATAAGCTTGTTGCCATAGGCAAGATGGAATAA